Proteins encoded together in one Oryzias latipes chromosome 11, ASM223467v1 window:
- the LOC101154789 gene encoding uncharacterized protein LOC101154789, whose protein sequence is MEAELQKIVRVYLKSSKGKEYLGKKDFQNLVSSQLSNILTEADSKDAVDNMSKGLDSDQDGVGFDDYMKLVGYLACSLSQQRTLETETSANSTASAQEPQSPAGNEGEKAEAKAEAKVEAKTEQKAEATAEAKVNAEPKVDVKVEVKAEGEAKLEAKVEAAAAATTATKVEEKKAEETAKVEPAAEEKPASAEKDVEKKTGEAAAS, encoded by the exons ATGGAGGCGGAACTTCAGAAAATAGTGAGGGTCTACCTAAAGTCCAGCAAGGGGAAGGAATATCTGGGAAAGAAAGATTTCCAGAACCTGGTCTCTTCCCAGCTCAGCAACATTCTGACG GAGGCAGACAGCAAAGATGCAGTCGATAACATGAGCAAGGGCCTGGACTCAGACCAAGACGGTGTCGGCTTCGACGACTACATGAAGCTGGTGGGGTACCTGGCCTGCTCTCTCAGCCAGCAGCGCACGCTCGAAACAGAGACGTCTGCGAACAGCACCGCATCCGCACAAGAGCCGCAAAGCCCCGCTGGAAACGAGGGGGAGAAGGCGGAGGCCAAGGCGGAGGCCAAGGTGGAGGCCAAGACAGAGCAGAAGGCAGAGGCCACGGCCGAAGCCAAGGTAAACGCAGAACCAAAGGTCGACGTGAAGGTGGAGGTGAAAGCAGAGGGGGAAGCCAAGCTGGAGGCCAAGGTGgaggcagctgcagctgcaactacagcaacaaaagtggaggagaaaaaagcagaagaaacagCAAAGGTGGAGCCGGCGGCAGAGGAGAAACCTGCTTCTGCAGAGAAGGACGTGGAGAAGAAGACGGGCGAAGCGGCGGCTTCATAG
- the LOC101155040 gene encoding protein S100-A13, translating to MEAAITTIVSQFQVHAGSEGCSSTLSKDEFQQLVASQLPNLVKNASDPGVIDQLMSSIDENNDGELTFSEFWQLIGKLASKQGGYGQ from the exons ATGGAGGCAGCCATCACCACCATAGTCAGCCAGTTCCAGGTGCATGCTGGGAGTGAAGGATGCTCCAGCACGCTGAGCAAAGACGAGTTCCAGCAGCTGGTGGCTTCTCAGCTTCCAAACTTGGTGAAG AACGCCAGCGACCCCGGAGTGATCGACCAGCTCATGAGCTCCATAGACGAGAACAACGACGGGGAGCTGACGTTCTCCGAGTTCTGGCAGCTGATCGGGAAACTGGCGAGCAAACAGGGAGGTTACGGCCAGTAG
- the LOC101160176 gene encoding pre-B-cell leukemia transcription factor-interacting protein 1 isoform X3, which yields MSDSSNSTGSSGSSTNSWTLLSPEEAAAIESVGPVDDGTESLGDAPSLSEEVAGAAAEFKPADIAVETVLSEEGHQVCQETSPESSEGPIPSSPARMSPRPSTPLDPPDLDLESQPPVIHDIVTTSPSDNEHLGGVSFVTNIDLSAPLDVPEVEVSSVETELLSLAPPTAECSAPAEVDTSADSGSIPSSDVGETPDRTAEPDPPTETITATSSFSVEAESGVIPERKEPPPPLTRQSDDEGPAPETRGLAEEEEEEEEAAVKPEMQTQEEEEEEEDPSGSFDDGLRRRNVASFDAARPRTSDEDDDEEEVELKLPERGEEKPWFSVNKCIVGALVLLFLGSLFLSGDFDASELSDGEQSQDWLGPDPQDMKALMDKLLQENQEIRQLESQLQTKTEELDLEVRAAAASGDERGKAELETENAKLKEELGSLPELKEELEQLRARVTELSRLSAVPPPPPSSSRPDDVAAGEPDAMEDAGAGAPLQEELQRQKGLLMDSKKRLEGMKKDGGHRKQLQDGLEEVRRKLSQHVESLGKKKPQETRRKEGKGKRSEGHRKEEKKEWKHGKEGGWKGKEEEWKPPKENSHKEAWRKHQDEWERKKSERRVDREERRKEKPWHSRSHPPHPQQQQPPRQQHHSHFWKDQELKLHRSVRPQLGCSSLEDCAAKEGLYPVELPEFEELLEGYLSKLERSSAESKSRIRKLTAEFFEDGVFIHDRALFSSFAEDVADVLEDMVDLFEAGKQTRHDSLEEEMEEFEREAMWKFAATA from the exons ATGTCggacagcagcaacagcaccgGCAGCAGCGGCTCCTCAACCAACAGCTGGACCCTCCTCTCTCCCGAG GAGGCCGCCGCCATTGAGAGTGTGGGGCCCGTGGACGACGGCACGGAGAGCCTGGGCGACGCCCCCAGTCTCTCTGAGGAAGTAGCAG GAGCGGCGGCTGAGTTCAAGCCGGCTGACATCGCCGTGGAAACGGTGCTTTCTGAAGAAGGCCATCAG GTGTGTCAAGAGACCTCCCCCGAGTCCAGCGAGGGTCCCATCCCGTCTAGTCCCGCCCGCATGAGCCCTCGCCCTAGCACCCCCCTTGACCCCCCCGACCTGGACTTGGAGAGTCAGCCTCCGGTCATTCACGACATCGTAACCACCTCCCCCAGTGACAACGAGCACCTGGGGGGCGTGTCTTTTGTCACCAACATTGATTTGAGCGCTCCCCTCGATGTTCCAGAGGTTGAAGTTTCCTCAGTGGAAACTGAGCTGCTGTCCTTGGCTCCGCCCACAGCGGAATGCTCCGCCCCTGCCGAGGTCGACACATCTGCCGACTCCGGTTCGATTCCCTCAAGTGACGTTGGGGAGACGCCTGACCGCACAGCTGAACCTGACCCCCCCACAGAGACTATCACAGCCACCAGCTCTTTCAGTGTCGAGGCTGAAAGTGGCGTGATTCCAGAACGAAAAGAGCCGCCGCCGCCACTGACCAGACAGTCGGATGATGAAGGTCCCGCACCGGAGACCAGGGGTTTggctgaagaagaggaagaggaagaggaggctgcTGTGAAGCCAGAGATGCAGactcaggaggaggaagaggaggagga AGACCCGAGCGGCAGCTTCGACGACGGCCTGAGGAGGAGGAACGTGGCCTCCTTCGATGCGGCCAGACCGCGGACTTCAGACGAGGACGACGACGAAGAGGAGGTGGAGTTGAAGTTGCCGGAGAGGGGGGAGGAAAAGCCCTGGTTCTCTGTGAACAAATGCATTGTGGGAGCTCTGGTCCTCCTCTTCTTAGGTTCCCTTTTCCTCTCAG GTGACTTTGACGCCTCTGAGCTGAGTGATGGAGAACAAAGTCAG GACTGGCTCGGCCCCGATCCTCAGGATATGAAAGCACTGATGGACAAACTGCTGCAGGAAAACCAGGAAATCCGTCAGCTGGAGAGTCAGCTGCAG ACGAAGACGGAGGAGCTGGACTTGGAGGTGCGAGCGGCGGCGGCGAGCGGGGACGAGAGAGGAAAGGCGGAGTTAGAAACGGAGAACGCCAAGCTGAAGGAGGAGCTTGGGTCTCTGCCTgagctgaaggaggagctggagcagctgaGGGCCCGAGTGACGGAGCTTAGCCGGCTCTCAG CagtccccccccctcctccttcctcctctcggCCCGATGATGTCGCCGCGGGAGAGCCGGACGCCATGGAGGACGCGGGTGCAGGAGCACCGCTCCAAGAAGAACTCCAGCGACAGAAAGGCCTGCTGATGGACAGCAAGAAGAGACTGGAGGGGATGAAAAAAGACGGGGGGCACAGGAAGCAGCTCCAGGACGGCCTGGAAGAGGTCCGCAGGAAACTGTCCCAACACGTGGAAAGTCTGGGAAAGAAGAAACCGCAGGAGACCAGGCGGAAAGAGGGCAAAGGCAAAAGGTCCGAGGGCCACaggaaagaggaaaagaaggagTGGAAGCACGGCAAAGAGGGAGGATGGAAGGGCAAGGAGGAGGAGTGGAAGCCCCCCAAGGAAAACTCCCACAAAGAGGCCTGGAGGAAGCACCAGGACGAGTGGGAGAGGAAGAAGAGCGAGCGCCGCGTGGACAGAGAGGAGCGCAGGAAGGAAAAGCCGTGGCACAGCCGCTCTcaccctcctcatcctcagcagcagcagcccccCCGGCAGCAGCACCACAGCCACTTCTGGAAAGACCAGGAGCTGAAGCTCCACCGCAGCGTCCGCCCCCAGCTGGGCTGCAGCTCGCTGGAGGACTGCGCCGCCAAGGAGGGCCTCTACCCAGTGGAGCTGCCGGAGTTCGAGGAGCTGCTGGAGGGCTACCTGAGCAAGCTGGAGAGGTCGTCGGCCGAGAGCAAGAGCCGCATCAGGAAGCTGACGGCCGAGTTCTTCGAGGACGGCGTCTTCATCCACGACAGGGCGCTCTTCAGCAGCTTCGCCGAGGACGTGGCCGACGTGCTGGAGGACATGGTGGACCTGTTCGAGGCCGGCAAGCAGACGCGCCACGACTCCCtggaggaggagatggaggagtTCGAGCGGGAGGCCATGTGGAAGTTCGCCGCCACGGCCTAG
- the LOC101160176 gene encoding pre-B-cell leukemia transcription factor-interacting protein 1 isoform X2 → MSDSSNSTGSSGSSTNSWTLLSPEEAAAIESVGPVDDGTESLGDAPSLSEEVAGAAAEFKPADIAVETVLSEEGHQVCQETSPESSEGPIPSSPARMSPRPSTPLDPPDLDLESQPPVIHDIVTTSPSDNEHLGGVSFVTNIDLSAPLDVPEVEVSSVETELLSLAPPTAECSAPAEVDTSADSGSIPSSDVGETPDRTAEPDPPTETITATSSFSVEAESGVIPERKEPPPPLTRQSDDEGPAPETRGLAEEEEEEEEAAVKPEMQTQEEEEEEEEEDPSGSFDDGLRRRNVASFDAARPRTSDEDDDEEEVELKLPERGEEKPWFSVNKCIVGALVLLFLGSLFLSGDFDASELSDGEQSQDWLGPDPQDMKALMDKLLQENQEIRQLESQLQTKTEELDLEVRAAAASGDERGKAELETENAKLKEELGSLPELKEELEQLRARVTELSRLSVPPPPPSSSRPDDVAAGEPDAMEDAGAGAPLQEELQRQKGLLMDSKKRLEGMKKDGGHRKQLQDGLEEVRRKLSQHVESLGKKKPQETRRKEGKGKRSEGHRKEEKKEWKHGKEGGWKGKEEEWKPPKENSHKEAWRKHQDEWERKKSERRVDREERRKEKPWHSRSHPPHPQQQQPPRQQHHSHFWKDQELKLHRSVRPQLGCSSLEDCAAKEGLYPVELPEFEELLEGYLSKLERSSAESKSRIRKLTAEFFEDGVFIHDRALFSSFAEDVADVLEDMVDLFEAGKQTRHDSLEEEMEEFEREAMWKFAATA, encoded by the exons ATGTCggacagcagcaacagcaccgGCAGCAGCGGCTCCTCAACCAACAGCTGGACCCTCCTCTCTCCCGAG GAGGCCGCCGCCATTGAGAGTGTGGGGCCCGTGGACGACGGCACGGAGAGCCTGGGCGACGCCCCCAGTCTCTCTGAGGAAGTAGCAG GAGCGGCGGCTGAGTTCAAGCCGGCTGACATCGCCGTGGAAACGGTGCTTTCTGAAGAAGGCCATCAG GTGTGTCAAGAGACCTCCCCCGAGTCCAGCGAGGGTCCCATCCCGTCTAGTCCCGCCCGCATGAGCCCTCGCCCTAGCACCCCCCTTGACCCCCCCGACCTGGACTTGGAGAGTCAGCCTCCGGTCATTCACGACATCGTAACCACCTCCCCCAGTGACAACGAGCACCTGGGGGGCGTGTCTTTTGTCACCAACATTGATTTGAGCGCTCCCCTCGATGTTCCAGAGGTTGAAGTTTCCTCAGTGGAAACTGAGCTGCTGTCCTTGGCTCCGCCCACAGCGGAATGCTCCGCCCCTGCCGAGGTCGACACATCTGCCGACTCCGGTTCGATTCCCTCAAGTGACGTTGGGGAGACGCCTGACCGCACAGCTGAACCTGACCCCCCCACAGAGACTATCACAGCCACCAGCTCTTTCAGTGTCGAGGCTGAAAGTGGCGTGATTCCAGAACGAAAAGAGCCGCCGCCGCCACTGACCAGACAGTCGGATGATGAAGGTCCCGCACCGGAGACCAGGGGTTTggctgaagaagaggaagaggaagaggaggctgcTGTGAAGCCAGAGATGCAGactcaggaggaggaagaggaggaggaggaggaag ACCCGAGCGGCAGCTTCGACGACGGCCTGAGGAGGAGGAACGTGGCCTCCTTCGATGCGGCCAGACCGCGGACTTCAGACGAGGACGACGACGAAGAGGAGGTGGAGTTGAAGTTGCCGGAGAGGGGGGAGGAAAAGCCCTGGTTCTCTGTGAACAAATGCATTGTGGGAGCTCTGGTCCTCCTCTTCTTAGGTTCCCTTTTCCTCTCAG GTGACTTTGACGCCTCTGAGCTGAGTGATGGAGAACAAAGTCAG GACTGGCTCGGCCCCGATCCTCAGGATATGAAAGCACTGATGGACAAACTGCTGCAGGAAAACCAGGAAATCCGTCAGCTGGAGAGTCAGCTGCAG ACGAAGACGGAGGAGCTGGACTTGGAGGTGCGAGCGGCGGCGGCGAGCGGGGACGAGAGAGGAAAGGCGGAGTTAGAAACGGAGAACGCCAAGCTGAAGGAGGAGCTTGGGTCTCTGCCTgagctgaaggaggagctggagcagctgaGGGCCCGAGTGACGGAGCTTAGCCGGCTCTCAG tccccccccctcctccttcctcctctcggCCCGATGATGTCGCCGCGGGAGAGCCGGACGCCATGGAGGACGCGGGTGCAGGAGCACCGCTCCAAGAAGAACTCCAGCGACAGAAAGGCCTGCTGATGGACAGCAAGAAGAGACTGGAGGGGATGAAAAAAGACGGGGGGCACAGGAAGCAGCTCCAGGACGGCCTGGAAGAGGTCCGCAGGAAACTGTCCCAACACGTGGAAAGTCTGGGAAAGAAGAAACCGCAGGAGACCAGGCGGAAAGAGGGCAAAGGCAAAAGGTCCGAGGGCCACaggaaagaggaaaagaaggagTGGAAGCACGGCAAAGAGGGAGGATGGAAGGGCAAGGAGGAGGAGTGGAAGCCCCCCAAGGAAAACTCCCACAAAGAGGCCTGGAGGAAGCACCAGGACGAGTGGGAGAGGAAGAAGAGCGAGCGCCGCGTGGACAGAGAGGAGCGCAGGAAGGAAAAGCCGTGGCACAGCCGCTCTcaccctcctcatcctcagcagcagcagcccccCCGGCAGCAGCACCACAGCCACTTCTGGAAAGACCAGGAGCTGAAGCTCCACCGCAGCGTCCGCCCCCAGCTGGGCTGCAGCTCGCTGGAGGACTGCGCCGCCAAGGAGGGCCTCTACCCAGTGGAGCTGCCGGAGTTCGAGGAGCTGCTGGAGGGCTACCTGAGCAAGCTGGAGAGGTCGTCGGCCGAGAGCAAGAGCCGCATCAGGAAGCTGACGGCCGAGTTCTTCGAGGACGGCGTCTTCATCCACGACAGGGCGCTCTTCAGCAGCTTCGCCGAGGACGTGGCCGACGTGCTGGAGGACATGGTGGACCTGTTCGAGGCCGGCAAGCAGACGCGCCACGACTCCCtggaggaggagatggaggagtTCGAGCGGGAGGCCATGTGGAAGTTCGCCGCCACGGCCTAG
- the LOC101160176 gene encoding pre-B-cell leukemia transcription factor-interacting protein 1 isoform X1, giving the protein MSDSSNSTGSSGSSTNSWTLLSPEEAAAIESVGPVDDGTESLGDAPSLSEEVAGAAAEFKPADIAVETVLSEEGHQVCQETSPESSEGPIPSSPARMSPRPSTPLDPPDLDLESQPPVIHDIVTTSPSDNEHLGGVSFVTNIDLSAPLDVPEVEVSSVETELLSLAPPTAECSAPAEVDTSADSGSIPSSDVGETPDRTAEPDPPTETITATSSFSVEAESGVIPERKEPPPPLTRQSDDEGPAPETRGLAEEEEEEEEAAVKPEMQTQEEEEEEEEEDPSGSFDDGLRRRNVASFDAARPRTSDEDDDEEEVELKLPERGEEKPWFSVNKCIVGALVLLFLGSLFLSGDFDASELSDGEQSQDWLGPDPQDMKALMDKLLQENQEIRQLESQLQTKTEELDLEVRAAAASGDERGKAELETENAKLKEELGSLPELKEELEQLRARVTELSRLSAVPPPPPSSSRPDDVAAGEPDAMEDAGAGAPLQEELQRQKGLLMDSKKRLEGMKKDGGHRKQLQDGLEEVRRKLSQHVESLGKKKPQETRRKEGKGKRSEGHRKEEKKEWKHGKEGGWKGKEEEWKPPKENSHKEAWRKHQDEWERKKSERRVDREERRKEKPWHSRSHPPHPQQQQPPRQQHHSHFWKDQELKLHRSVRPQLGCSSLEDCAAKEGLYPVELPEFEELLEGYLSKLERSSAESKSRIRKLTAEFFEDGVFIHDRALFSSFAEDVADVLEDMVDLFEAGKQTRHDSLEEEMEEFEREAMWKFAATA; this is encoded by the exons ATGTCggacagcagcaacagcaccgGCAGCAGCGGCTCCTCAACCAACAGCTGGACCCTCCTCTCTCCCGAG GAGGCCGCCGCCATTGAGAGTGTGGGGCCCGTGGACGACGGCACGGAGAGCCTGGGCGACGCCCCCAGTCTCTCTGAGGAAGTAGCAG GAGCGGCGGCTGAGTTCAAGCCGGCTGACATCGCCGTGGAAACGGTGCTTTCTGAAGAAGGCCATCAG GTGTGTCAAGAGACCTCCCCCGAGTCCAGCGAGGGTCCCATCCCGTCTAGTCCCGCCCGCATGAGCCCTCGCCCTAGCACCCCCCTTGACCCCCCCGACCTGGACTTGGAGAGTCAGCCTCCGGTCATTCACGACATCGTAACCACCTCCCCCAGTGACAACGAGCACCTGGGGGGCGTGTCTTTTGTCACCAACATTGATTTGAGCGCTCCCCTCGATGTTCCAGAGGTTGAAGTTTCCTCAGTGGAAACTGAGCTGCTGTCCTTGGCTCCGCCCACAGCGGAATGCTCCGCCCCTGCCGAGGTCGACACATCTGCCGACTCCGGTTCGATTCCCTCAAGTGACGTTGGGGAGACGCCTGACCGCACAGCTGAACCTGACCCCCCCACAGAGACTATCACAGCCACCAGCTCTTTCAGTGTCGAGGCTGAAAGTGGCGTGATTCCAGAACGAAAAGAGCCGCCGCCGCCACTGACCAGACAGTCGGATGATGAAGGTCCCGCACCGGAGACCAGGGGTTTggctgaagaagaggaagaggaagaggaggctgcTGTGAAGCCAGAGATGCAGactcaggaggaggaagaggaggaggaggaggaag ACCCGAGCGGCAGCTTCGACGACGGCCTGAGGAGGAGGAACGTGGCCTCCTTCGATGCGGCCAGACCGCGGACTTCAGACGAGGACGACGACGAAGAGGAGGTGGAGTTGAAGTTGCCGGAGAGGGGGGAGGAAAAGCCCTGGTTCTCTGTGAACAAATGCATTGTGGGAGCTCTGGTCCTCCTCTTCTTAGGTTCCCTTTTCCTCTCAG GTGACTTTGACGCCTCTGAGCTGAGTGATGGAGAACAAAGTCAG GACTGGCTCGGCCCCGATCCTCAGGATATGAAAGCACTGATGGACAAACTGCTGCAGGAAAACCAGGAAATCCGTCAGCTGGAGAGTCAGCTGCAG ACGAAGACGGAGGAGCTGGACTTGGAGGTGCGAGCGGCGGCGGCGAGCGGGGACGAGAGAGGAAAGGCGGAGTTAGAAACGGAGAACGCCAAGCTGAAGGAGGAGCTTGGGTCTCTGCCTgagctgaaggaggagctggagcagctgaGGGCCCGAGTGACGGAGCTTAGCCGGCTCTCAG CagtccccccccctcctccttcctcctctcggCCCGATGATGTCGCCGCGGGAGAGCCGGACGCCATGGAGGACGCGGGTGCAGGAGCACCGCTCCAAGAAGAACTCCAGCGACAGAAAGGCCTGCTGATGGACAGCAAGAAGAGACTGGAGGGGATGAAAAAAGACGGGGGGCACAGGAAGCAGCTCCAGGACGGCCTGGAAGAGGTCCGCAGGAAACTGTCCCAACACGTGGAAAGTCTGGGAAAGAAGAAACCGCAGGAGACCAGGCGGAAAGAGGGCAAAGGCAAAAGGTCCGAGGGCCACaggaaagaggaaaagaaggagTGGAAGCACGGCAAAGAGGGAGGATGGAAGGGCAAGGAGGAGGAGTGGAAGCCCCCCAAGGAAAACTCCCACAAAGAGGCCTGGAGGAAGCACCAGGACGAGTGGGAGAGGAAGAAGAGCGAGCGCCGCGTGGACAGAGAGGAGCGCAGGAAGGAAAAGCCGTGGCACAGCCGCTCTcaccctcctcatcctcagcagcagcagcccccCCGGCAGCAGCACCACAGCCACTTCTGGAAAGACCAGGAGCTGAAGCTCCACCGCAGCGTCCGCCCCCAGCTGGGCTGCAGCTCGCTGGAGGACTGCGCCGCCAAGGAGGGCCTCTACCCAGTGGAGCTGCCGGAGTTCGAGGAGCTGCTGGAGGGCTACCTGAGCAAGCTGGAGAGGTCGTCGGCCGAGAGCAAGAGCCGCATCAGGAAGCTGACGGCCGAGTTCTTCGAGGACGGCGTCTTCATCCACGACAGGGCGCTCTTCAGCAGCTTCGCCGAGGACGTGGCCGACGTGCTGGAGGACATGGTGGACCTGTTCGAGGCCGGCAAGCAGACGCGCCACGACTCCCtggaggaggagatggaggagtTCGAGCGGGAGGCCATGTGGAAGTTCGCCGCCACGGCCTAG
- the LOC110015832 gene encoding cyclin-dependent kinases regulatory subunit 1, with product MSHKQIYYSDKYDDDKYEYRHVMLPKEIAKRVPKTHLMSETEWRNLGVQQSQGWVHYMIHQPEPHILLFRRPLPNQKS from the exons ATGTCTCACAAACAAATATACTACTCTGATAAATATGACGACGACAAATACGAGTACAG ACATGTCATGCTGCCCAAAGAGATCGCAAAGCGGGTTCCCAAGACCCATTTGATGTCAGAGACGGAGTGGAGGAATCTGGGCGTCCAGCAGAGTCAAGGATGGGTGCATTACATGATCCACCAACCAG AGCCACACATCCTGCTGTTCAGACGCCCTCTGCCGAACCAGAAGTCATAA